A portion of the Granulosicoccus antarcticus IMCC3135 genome contains these proteins:
- a CDS encoding S1 family serine peptidase: protein MPGLTSRSVLPTATAPVRMPAWHHFILMLCLVSPANLVLADSDSVTGVESEATSLNDVDAVLSGLDITRRVLGGDDSARDDWPSVVALASPGVASLYDRFYCGATVIAERWVMTAAHCLFDSFGQQDDASRILVAVGVHNLIEDESPAEHVVTNVIVHPDYDNSQESPPNDIALLELATAVEVPIGQLFVADTEDYTGTIAHVVGWGATRYLNERSANYPAIQQDAAVPLVSLATCNSPISYDGIINATQLCAGYAQGGVDACAGDSGGPLYIIEDGQILQVGITSFGSGCGEENFYGIYTNVSHYIPWIGTYVDVPEQSAELIAARQAAINGESTDNSNGGSSGGATSPLYLLLLGIASLVRGSVRRKHVLKLESRRMVHPFKKSFLVVPVVLLVSACSVPSVGGQAGNSRLPAAPLKETNSMSDAQQLVLNDASLRTGVDGLQLGDAHDKLMNELSGPQWQKPVCMTRKTAIRGTGRLFRTEHCSISAVDAVLLHGWQVRTVDLFLLDQQLVRLDVALAGASAESRDADSAELKAALKANYGQPASALEVTGKQGEGLSTPMTWQKQNDLVRLYAGESLQFIDARLESSFPALYEVEVPFDSL from the coding sequence ATGCCTGGCTTGACATCCCGAAGCGTATTGCCCACTGCTACCGCGCCAGTGCGGATGCCTGCCTGGCACCATTTTATCCTCATGCTGTGTCTGGTGAGTCCTGCCAATCTGGTGCTGGCAGATTCGGATTCTGTGACAGGGGTCGAGAGTGAAGCTACCTCTCTCAATGATGTCGATGCGGTGCTGAGCGGTCTGGACATTACTCGCCGAGTGTTGGGCGGTGATGATTCTGCACGTGATGACTGGCCCTCGGTCGTGGCGCTGGCAAGCCCGGGTGTGGCGTCGTTATATGATCGCTTCTATTGCGGCGCTACGGTAATCGCGGAGCGCTGGGTGATGACGGCAGCTCACTGCCTGTTTGATAGTTTCGGGCAGCAGGATGATGCTTCCCGCATCCTGGTGGCTGTTGGCGTTCATAACCTGATTGAAGATGAGTCGCCGGCGGAGCATGTCGTGACCAACGTCATTGTGCACCCCGACTATGATAATTCTCAGGAGTCACCGCCCAATGATATTGCACTGCTGGAATTGGCAACGGCCGTGGAGGTACCGATAGGGCAGTTGTTTGTTGCTGATACCGAGGATTACACCGGCACTATCGCCCATGTAGTCGGGTGGGGAGCCACCCGATATCTGAATGAACGCTCTGCGAATTATCCGGCTATTCAGCAGGATGCTGCGGTGCCGCTGGTGTCCCTGGCCACTTGTAATTCACCGATTTCCTATGACGGCATCATCAATGCGACGCAGCTGTGCGCAGGCTACGCCCAGGGTGGGGTCGATGCTTGCGCTGGTGACAGTGGCGGACCTTTGTATATCATTGAAGATGGCCAGATACTGCAGGTCGGTATCACCAGTTTTGGTAGTGGCTGCGGAGAGGAGAATTTCTACGGTATCTACACTAATGTTTCGCACTATATTCCATGGATCGGTACCTATGTGGACGTGCCGGAGCAATCAGCAGAGCTCATCGCAGCCAGGCAGGCGGCTATCAATGGTGAGTCCACGGATAACTCTAATGGCGGCTCCTCTGGTGGCGCGACAAGTCCTCTGTACCTGCTGTTGTTGGGTATTGCAAGTCTGGTTCGTGGTTCTGTTCGTAGAAAACACGTATTGAAACTTGAGAGCAGGCGGATGGTTCATCCTTTTAAAAAAAGCTTTCTGGTAGTCCCTGTTGTCTTGTTGGTAAGCGCTTGTAGCGTGCCCTCGGTTGGCGGACAGGCCGGTAACAGCCGTCTACCTGCGGCCCCATTGAAGGAGACCAACAGCATGTCGGATGCTCAGCAATTAGTACTGAATGATGCAAGCCTGCGCACAGGCGTGGATGGCTTGCAGCTGGGCGATGCGCACGACAAACTCATGAATGAGTTGTCGGGGCCACAGTGGCAGAAGCCGGTGTGCATGACCAGGAAGACCGCAATACGTGGAACCGGACGATTGTTCCGGACAGAGCATTGTTCAATCAGTGCCGTGGATGCTGTTCTGCTGCATGGCTGGCAGGTTCGCACTGTCGATCTGTTTTTGCTTGACCAGCAGCTTGTGCGCCTTGATGTGGCTTTGGCAGGCGCTTCGGCAGAGAGTCGTGATGCAGATTCTGCAGAGCTGAAGGCGGCGCTGAAGGCCAATTATGGACAACCGGCTTCGGCTCTGGAAGTAACAGGCAAGCAAGGCGAGGGGCTCAGTACACCAATGACATGGCAGAAGCAGAATGATCTGGTTCGGCTATATGCGGGAGAAAGCCTGCAATTTATCGATGCACGGCTTGAATCAAGCTTCCCGGCACTGTATGAAGTCGAAGTCCCTTTCGACTCGCTCTAG
- a CDS encoding GtrA family protein, translated as MIASKYAVFAAISTLFNLLLQYIIFLIYNGFGSLYIAMLSGTLAGLVIKYILDKKFIFYHTPKDNKDDARKFALYSLLGAFTTIIFWGSEIIFDTIYQDPNAKYLGAVVGLSIGYVMKYFLDKKYVFIHKEETIS; from the coding sequence ATGATAGCAAGCAAATATGCTGTCTTTGCAGCAATATCCACACTATTCAACCTCCTCCTCCAGTACATTATTTTTTTAATCTACAATGGCTTTGGCTCACTCTACATTGCCATGCTTTCTGGCACACTCGCGGGATTGGTAATCAAGTACATACTCGACAAGAAATTTATTTTTTACCACACACCAAAAGACAATAAGGATGATGCCAGGAAGTTCGCACTTTATTCTTTATTGGGCGCCTTCACGACTATCATTTTCTGGGGATCCGAGATCATCTTTGATACGATTTATCAGGACCCAAATGCCAAATATCTCGGTGCTGTTGTCGGTCTAAGCATCGGTTATGTAATGAAATATTTTTTAGACAAGAAGTATGTATTCATTCACAAAGAAGAAACCATATCATGA
- a CDS encoding decaprenyl-phosphate phosphoribosyltransferase, which translates to MELASVITLMRPQQYIKNLFIFLPLFFAMEITNTGLLLNAFIAFIAFSLTASAIYTLNDYYDIEEDRQHPTKKDRPLASGALSKPHAIIVMSLLLLTGGILMACLSIKALAVLTIYVVMNIAYSLSLKHISIVDVNIIALGFVLRLFIGSTVTNIPLSKWIVIMTFLLAIFMALAKRRDDVLIFLHTGKKMRKVIDGYNLQFLDTAMAIMASVVIVAYTIYTTSAEVTERLSSEYLYLTSFFVILGILRYLKISLVNGDSGSPTKIVTTDTFIQLTLLGWIITFTWILY; encoded by the coding sequence ATGGAACTAGCATCAGTTATAACTCTCATGCGCCCTCAGCAATATATAAAAAATCTATTTATATTTTTACCTCTTTTCTTTGCAATGGAGATCACCAACACAGGACTACTACTCAATGCCTTCATAGCTTTCATCGCGTTCTCTCTTACTGCCAGCGCAATCTACACGCTTAATGATTACTACGACATAGAAGAAGACAGACAACATCCAACAAAGAAAGATCGACCGCTTGCATCCGGAGCTCTCAGCAAACCTCATGCAATCATAGTCATGTCCTTACTGCTTTTAACAGGAGGAATACTAATGGCCTGCCTCTCTATTAAAGCACTTGCAGTCTTAACGATCTATGTCGTTATGAACATTGCATATAGCCTTTCTTTAAAACACATCTCAATTGTAGATGTAAATATAATCGCACTTGGCTTCGTCTTGCGCCTTTTTATAGGATCAACGGTTACGAACATACCGCTTTCAAAGTGGATTGTAATCATGACATTTCTACTGGCGATTTTCATGGCACTCGCCAAACGAAGGGACGATGTACTCATATTTCTCCATACAGGAAAAAAAATGCGCAAAGTGATTGACGGCTACAACCTTCAATTCCTTGACACTGCAATGGCGATCATGGCATCGGTTGTCATTGTTGCCTACACCATTTACACCACTTCAGCAGAAGTAACAGAGAGACTAAGTAGTGAATACCTCTACTTAACATCTTTCTTTGTAATCCTTGGAATTCTTCGTTATTTGAAGATCTCTCTTGTAAACGGAGACAGTGGTTCTCCCACAAAAATCGTAACCACAGACACCTTTATACAACTAACCCTACTAGGGTGGATTATAACTTTCACCTGGATACTCTATTAA
- a CDS encoding glutathione S-transferase family protein: MKYKLHCFAQSGNAYKAALMLNLCSADWQPVFVDFFNGETRTDAYLELNDMGEVPTLEAKNVTLTQSGVILDYLADAFEQFDANSVPEHREVLRWILFDNNKLTGSIAPLRFMREFTDQGENEVTAFLHARAAAALKILDTRVAKSDFIVGEEPTIADISLCGYLFWPEETGIDMNDYPAVTAWLERIQALSGWEHPYELMPGHPRENG, from the coding sequence ATGAAATACAAACTTCATTGTTTTGCCCAATCGGGCAATGCGTACAAGGCTGCGCTCATGCTGAACCTGTGTTCGGCAGACTGGCAGCCTGTATTCGTGGATTTCTTCAATGGTGAAACCCGGACCGATGCGTATCTGGAACTCAATGACATGGGTGAGGTGCCGACGCTTGAGGCCAAAAATGTCACATTGACCCAGTCTGGCGTCATTCTGGACTATCTGGCCGATGCATTTGAGCAGTTCGATGCCAATTCGGTACCTGAGCACCGGGAAGTATTACGCTGGATCCTGTTTGATAATAACAAGTTGACAGGCTCTATCGCACCGCTTCGCTTCATGCGCGAGTTCACTGATCAGGGTGAAAACGAGGTGACTGCTTTTCTGCACGCCCGTGCCGCGGCGGCTTTGAAGATTCTGGACACACGCGTTGCCAAATCCGACTTTATCGTGGGTGAGGAACCGACCATTGCGGATATTTCCTTGTGCGGTTATCTGTTCTGGCCAGAGGAAACGGGTATCGACATGAACGACTATCCTGCCGTTACTGCCTGGCTGGAACGTATACAGGCTTTGTCAGGTTGGGAGCATCCGTATGAGCTGATGCCCGGTCATCCAAGGGAAAATGGATAG
- the phoU gene encoding phosphate signaling complex protein PhoU produces MDKLHLDQHISHQFNKELEDIRNKVLTMGGLVEQQVTNGLTALLEADNDLAAKVAERDYEINMLEVEIDEDCTQVLAKRQPAASDLRLVVTVIKVITDLERIGDEAEKLGRFSRDLTQMSEESPSYRKELRHLGELVKSMLQDSLDAFARMDVDAALAIAQRDEDVNREYGNLERLLGTHLVEDPRQVSKLFKITWCARALERIGDHSVNICEYVVYLVKGRDIRHTSFDKIRSEFLNK; encoded by the coding sequence ATGGACAAGCTCCACCTTGATCAGCACATTTCTCATCAGTTCAACAAGGAACTGGAGGATATTCGTAACAAGGTTCTGACCATGGGTGGCCTGGTCGAACAACAGGTCACCAATGGCCTGACCGCCTTGCTGGAAGCCGATAACGATCTGGCAGCCAAGGTTGCCGAGCGTGACTACGAAATCAACATGCTGGAAGTCGAGATTGACGAGGACTGCACGCAAGTCCTCGCCAAGCGCCAGCCCGCAGCCAGCGATCTTCGCCTGGTCGTGACCGTCATCAAGGTCATCACCGATCTGGAACGAATTGGCGATGAGGCAGAGAAACTGGGACGTTTTTCGCGTGACTTGACTCAAATGTCAGAGGAATCACCCAGCTACCGCAAGGAATTACGTCATCTGGGCGAGCTGGTGAAATCGATGTTGCAGGACTCTCTGGACGCCTTTGCCCGCATGGATGTGGATGCAGCCCTCGCCATTGCTCAGCGCGATGAAGACGTTAACCGGGAATACGGCAATCTGGAACGCCTACTGGGCACACATCTGGTGGAAGACCCGCGCCAGGTATCCAAGCTGTTCAAGATTACCTGGTGCGCCCGAGCCCTGGAACGAATCGGCGATCATTCCGTGAATATCTGCGAATACGTGGTGTACCTGGTCAAGGGCCGAGACATCAGGCATACCAGCTTTGACAAGATACGCTCCGAGTTCCTCAATAAGTAG
- the pstB gene encoding phosphate ABC transporter ATP-binding protein PstB — MPVKHSAQEAFDNLTETVGSPTVADPKMRASNVNVFYGEKQAIFDVSLDIGINEVVAMIGPSGCGKSTFLRCLNRMNDTIPSCRVTGDMTLDGENLYGADLDPVLLRARVGMVFQKPNPFAKSIYDNVAYGPRIHGLASNRAELDDIVVDSLKKASLFDEVKDRLDAPGTSLSGGQQQRLCIARSIAVNPEVILMDEPCSALDPIATARIEELIDELRQKYAIAIVTHSMQQAARVSQRTAYFHLGKLVEVNPTSDVFTNPQHELTENYITGRFG; from the coding sequence ATGCCCGTGAAACACTCCGCTCAGGAAGCTTTCGATAACCTAACCGAGACTGTCGGCTCACCGACCGTTGCCGACCCAAAAATGCGGGCCAGCAACGTCAACGTGTTCTACGGCGAAAAACAGGCCATCTTCGATGTCAGCCTGGATATCGGCATCAACGAGGTGGTCGCCATGATTGGCCCCTCAGGTTGTGGAAAGTCAACCTTCCTGCGTTGCCTCAATCGCATGAACGACACCATTCCTTCTTGCCGCGTTACCGGCGACATGACCCTGGACGGCGAGAATCTCTACGGCGCCGACCTGGATCCTGTCTTGCTGCGTGCCCGGGTGGGCATGGTGTTTCAGAAGCCCAATCCGTTTGCCAAATCCATCTATGACAACGTCGCCTATGGCCCCCGCATCCATGGTCTTGCCAGCAATCGGGCCGAGCTTGACGATATCGTTGTCGACAGCCTGAAAAAGGCCAGCCTGTTCGATGAAGTCAAGGATCGTCTGGACGCTCCGGGCACCAGTTTGTCAGGCGGTCAGCAGCAACGTTTGTGTATCGCCCGCTCTATCGCGGTGAATCCGGAAGTCATTCTGATGGACGAACCCTGCTCGGCTCTTGATCCCATCGCAACGGCTCGAATCGAGGAACTGATTGATGAGCTGCGCCAGAAATACGCTATTGCCATCGTGACTCACTCCATGCAGCAGGCTGCACGCGTCTCGCAGCGTACCGCCTACTTCCATCTGGGCAAGCTGGTGGAGGTGAATCCGACCAGTGATGTGTTCACGAATCCACAGCACGAGTTGACCGAGAACTATATAACCGGCCGATTCGGCTAA
- a CDS encoding SDR family oxidoreductase, which yields MSYVLIVGAKSDIAKAVSREYAKHGYDLYLAARNVNTLEDFAKDITVRTQRTVKLIELDILDYTSHQIFYDNLEEKPLGVISAIGYLGEQDKSQTDFDQAQKIMDTNYKGVVSLFNIIANDFEKRRSGFMIGISSVAGDRGRKSNYTYGSAKAALTTYLSGLRNRLYDAQVHVMTVKPGFVATKMTKDMDLPEKLTAQPEEVADDIYQAQQKGANVLYTKWLWRWIMLIIKNIPELIFKKMSI from the coding sequence ATGAGTTACGTATTAATCGTCGGAGCAAAAAGCGACATCGCCAAAGCAGTATCCAGAGAGTATGCCAAACATGGATACGATCTCTATCTCGCTGCAAGAAATGTGAATACTCTCGAAGATTTTGCCAAAGATATAACCGTTCGAACGCAAAGAACGGTGAAGCTAATTGAGCTGGATATTCTTGACTACACTAGCCATCAAATTTTCTACGACAATCTAGAGGAAAAACCACTAGGTGTTATATCCGCAATAGGCTACCTTGGAGAGCAAGACAAATCGCAAACAGATTTCGACCAAGCACAAAAAATAATGGATACCAACTATAAGGGCGTTGTGAGTCTCTTCAACATTATTGCCAATGATTTTGAGAAGAGACGCAGTGGATTCATGATTGGAATAAGCTCTGTTGCTGGTGATCGTGGACGTAAGAGCAACTACACCTATGGCTCAGCAAAAGCAGCTCTTACTACTTACCTATCAGGTCTCAGAAATAGACTATATGATGCTCAAGTGCATGTGATGACAGTCAAGCCTGGATTCGTGGCGACAAAGATGACCAAGGATATGGACCTTCCAGAAAAACTGACAGCACAACCTGAAGAGGTAGCTGATGATATTTACCAAGCTCAACAGAAAGGTGCAAATGTGCTTTATACAAAATGGCTCTGGAGATGGATCATGTTGATCATTAAAAACATTCCAGAACTCATTTTCAAAAAAATGAGCATATAG
- the pstA gene encoding phosphate ABC transporter permease PstA, whose product MSDTTNKVRASLKKRYAAEKRFRLYGIVAIAASIGFLFILLFSIVSKGAPAFKQTFVKLDVELSREALGISDAPTPQELRSANFAGVVKQSLRERFPEVSSRGDKKSLYQLISTGAEYQLYDRVAAEPELLGNTLSLWVPADDELGALIKSDADLANPDSIVTRMSDKQIGWAKTLRDSGDLQVRFNTTFFTNGDSREPELAGIRAALMGSAFTLLITFCLSFPIAVAAAIYLEEFAPQNRWTDIVEVNINNLAAVPSIVFGLLGLAVFINFFHLPRSAPVVGGIVLSLMTLPTIIISSRAALKAVPPSIREAGRGLGASQLQVVTHHVLPLAMPGILTGTIIGLAQALGETAPLLMIGMVAFIVDIPQSVTDAATVLPVQVFLWADSPERAFVEKTSAAIMVLLVFLILMNALAVMLRKKFERRW is encoded by the coding sequence ATGAGCGATACAACCAACAAGGTTCGCGCCTCTTTGAAGAAGCGCTACGCCGCAGAGAAACGATTCCGCCTGTATGGCATTGTGGCTATTGCAGCCAGTATCGGTTTTCTGTTCATTCTCCTGTTCAGCATTGTCAGCAAGGGGGCTCCTGCCTTCAAGCAGACCTTTGTCAAACTGGACGTCGAACTGAGCAGAGAGGCACTGGGAATATCCGATGCCCCAACACCGCAAGAGCTGCGATCCGCCAATTTTGCCGGTGTTGTCAAACAATCGCTACGGGAGCGTTTCCCCGAGGTGAGTAGCCGCGGCGACAAGAAGTCCTTGTACCAGTTGATCAGTACCGGTGCCGAATATCAGCTTTATGATCGAGTCGCAGCCGAGCCTGAGCTACTGGGCAATACGCTGAGCTTGTGGGTACCTGCAGACGATGAGCTCGGCGCCCTGATCAAATCCGATGCAGACCTTGCAAACCCGGACAGTATCGTCACTCGCATGAGTGACAAACAGATTGGCTGGGCCAAGACCCTGCGTGACAGTGGCGATCTGCAGGTGCGTTTCAATACCACCTTCTTCACTAACGGCGACTCTCGCGAGCCGGAGCTGGCGGGTATCAGAGCGGCCCTGATGGGTTCGGCATTTACCCTGTTGATCACATTCTGCCTCTCCTTCCCGATTGCTGTGGCTGCAGCCATCTACCTGGAAGAATTTGCCCCGCAGAATCGCTGGACGGATATCGTTGAAGTCAATATCAACAATCTGGCCGCGGTGCCCTCCATCGTATTCGGATTGCTGGGTCTGGCAGTTTTCATCAACTTCTTCCACTTGCCCCGATCAGCCCCGGTGGTCGGCGGTATCGTGCTGTCTCTGATGACACTGCCCACCATCATCATATCCAGCCGTGCAGCCTTGAAGGCGGTGCCTCCGTCCATACGCGAAGCCGGCAGAGGTCTTGGCGCCTCACAGTTGCAGGTTGTCACCCATCATGTGCTGCCGCTGGCCATGCCCGGCATTCTTACAGGCACCATCATCGGACTGGCTCAGGCGCTGGGTGAAACTGCGCCCCTGCTGATGATCGGCATGGTCGCCTTCATTGTCGACATTCCGCAGTCAGTAACGGATGCAGCCACCGTCTTGCCAGTCCAGGTATTTTTATGGGCAGACAGTCCTGAACGAGCTTTTGTCGAGAAGACCTCTGCTGCCATCATGGTATTGCTGGTCTTTCTCATCCTGATGAATGCGCTGGCTGTAATGCTGCGCAAAAAATTCGAACGTCGCTGGTAG
- a CDS encoding FAD-binding oxidoreductase translates to MSLMSWGMHPKVKSTVLVFDKTQTLKKIIDEHDELIPYGNGRSYGDSALSTNIINVKPKDYFIAFNEKTGLLHVQAGVLLSEILESFVSRGWFLKVSPGTKLITIGGAIASDIHGKNHHIEGCFSECVKEFLITIADGRTLTCSKEATPELFKATCGGQGLTGVILEAKIYLKKINSQYIDQTTIRTENLRETFEAFEACKQKPYSVAWIDCLAKGEKLGKCLLMTGDFRSDGKLDYKKKKKRNIPFNFPSFALNNLSVRAFNWLYYRKIKEKISQQRVDIDTFFYPLDAIGHWNRIYGKSGLTQYQFILPKATSYEGLKEILSVISKSGKGSFLAVLKLHGKANDNYLSFPLEGYSLALDFKIERGIFDLLSKLDEIVVKYEGRIYLCKDVRVTKDVFEKGYPQVETFRRFRRENKMDEKFQSLQSKRVGI, encoded by the coding sequence ATGAGTCTTATGAGCTGGGGAATGCACCCTAAAGTCAAAAGTACAGTATTAGTTTTTGACAAAACACAAACGCTCAAAAAAATAATTGACGAACACGATGAACTCATCCCATATGGAAATGGTAGAAGCTATGGTGACAGTGCCTTAAGCACCAATATTATAAATGTAAAACCGAAAGACTATTTTATTGCTTTCAATGAAAAGACCGGACTCCTGCACGTACAGGCGGGGGTGCTACTTTCAGAAATATTGGAATCGTTCGTTTCAAGAGGCTGGTTCCTCAAAGTCAGCCCTGGCACCAAACTCATCACAATCGGTGGCGCTATAGCTTCAGACATACATGGCAAAAATCACCACATTGAAGGATGCTTTAGCGAGTGTGTCAAAGAGTTCTTGATCACTATTGCAGACGGCCGAACCCTTACATGCTCAAAAGAAGCCACACCTGAACTTTTTAAGGCAACTTGCGGCGGACAAGGGCTTACGGGCGTTATTCTGGAAGCTAAGATCTACCTAAAGAAGATAAACTCACAATACATCGATCAAACCACAATTAGGACAGAGAACCTCAGAGAAACCTTTGAAGCCTTTGAAGCGTGCAAACAAAAACCTTATTCAGTAGCCTGGATAGATTGCCTTGCAAAAGGTGAAAAACTGGGAAAATGCCTATTAATGACCGGCGACTTCAGAAGTGATGGCAAGCTTGACTATAAAAAAAAGAAAAAAAGGAATATTCCATTCAACTTCCCCTCATTTGCACTTAACAATTTGAGTGTAAGAGCATTTAACTGGCTTTACTACCGCAAGATCAAAGAGAAGATTTCTCAACAAAGAGTAGATATCGACACTTTTTTCTATCCTTTAGATGCCATTGGCCACTGGAACCGTATCTACGGGAAGAGCGGCCTTACCCAGTATCAGTTCATCCTACCTAAAGCTACAAGCTATGAAGGTCTAAAGGAAATACTGAGTGTAATCTCAAAATCTGGAAAGGGCTCCTTCCTCGCAGTACTTAAACTCCATGGCAAAGCTAATGACAACTACCTGTCCTTTCCTCTTGAAGGGTATAGCCTTGCACTCGACTTCAAAATAGAGAGAGGCATATTTGACTTGCTTTCCAAACTGGATGAGATCGTTGTCAAATATGAAGGCCGTATTTACCTTTGCAAAGATGTCAGAGTCACTAAAGATGTCTTTGAAAAAGGCTACCCACAAGTAGAAACTTTCAGACGATTTAGAAGAGAGAACAAAATGGATGAAAAGTTCCAATCACTACAATCAAAAAGAGTAGGAATATAA
- the asnB gene encoding asparagine synthase (glutamine-hydrolyzing), whose amino-acid sequence MCGITGSINWQADTVLDAMVEAQRHRGPDDGGTWLTTTATGERVGLGSRRLAILDISTAGHMPMSSADGQQTIVFNGEIYNYRELRQELESCGHQFHSDCDTEVVLHMYLEFGTDCVKRLNGMFAIAIWDEVEQQLFLARDHFGIKPLYYTLANGQFAFASEIKSFLPLPGFRKAINREALHQYLTFLWVPDPLTLFDGVLKMPPGHFGLYKSGQLTLTSYWDLQFPPADHHFEQSEAALTDEVRERFSAVVKSQMVSDVPLGAFLSAGLDSSSILACMKQHTSEPIRTFTVAFPEKYTKGDVRLDDTTVAARTAASFGCIHSEIMVEPNVVDLLPHLIWHMDEPVSDPAIITAYLVNREARQDVTVLLSGVGGDELFGGYRKYQAHELAKRYQKIPAPLRKHLIEPAINALPPLSGSALKSHIRLAKKMVRSGSMEPRERFITDSVYMSEQLVHSLYTEETQALCGQSAPQLRHMEYFDNVQDADFLNQMLYVDTKAFMNSLNLTYNDKMSMASSVEVRVPFLDWEFADWVAQEVPPNLKIKGGTTKHILREAMRPWLPAEVLTQKKAGFFAPIDHWLANDLSDMVNDLLSVAQVEHRGLFRAEQVSRMVQEQQTGKHDWSMQIWQLLTLELWMQAFLD is encoded by the coding sequence ATGTGCGGAATAACAGGAAGTATCAACTGGCAGGCAGATACGGTACTCGACGCCATGGTCGAGGCACAACGTCACCGTGGTCCTGACGATGGCGGCACCTGGTTGACCACCACAGCCACCGGTGAGCGCGTCGGTCTGGGATCACGCCGACTGGCCATACTGGATATCTCAACCGCCGGGCATATGCCCATGAGTAGCGCCGATGGCCAGCAAACCATCGTTTTCAACGGCGAAATCTACAACTATCGCGAACTGCGGCAAGAACTCGAAAGCTGCGGTCACCAGTTTCATTCAGATTGCGACACCGAAGTGGTGCTGCATATGTACCTGGAGTTCGGCACCGACTGCGTCAAGCGACTGAACGGCATGTTTGCCATCGCAATCTGGGACGAAGTAGAACAGCAACTGTTTCTGGCCAGAGATCATTTCGGCATCAAGCCGCTGTACTACACGCTGGCCAATGGTCAGTTTGCGTTTGCCTCCGAAATCAAGTCATTCCTGCCGCTTCCGGGCTTTCGCAAAGCCATCAACCGCGAGGCGCTGCACCAATATCTGACTTTCTTGTGGGTGCCCGACCCTCTGACGCTGTTCGACGGTGTGCTGAAAATGCCGCCGGGTCACTTTGGCCTGTACAAATCGGGTCAGTTGACGCTGACATCCTATTGGGACCTGCAGTTCCCACCAGCCGATCACCACTTTGAACAGAGCGAAGCCGCACTCACGGACGAAGTACGCGAACGTTTCAGTGCCGTGGTCAAATCCCAGATGGTCAGCGATGTGCCACTGGGCGCCTTCCTGAGCGCCGGACTGGACTCAAGCAGCATCCTGGCATGCATGAAACAACATACATCAGAGCCCATTCGCACCTTTACCGTGGCTTTCCCAGAGAAATACACCAAAGGTGACGTCCGGCTGGATGACACAACCGTTGCCGCCCGCACAGCGGCCAGCTTTGGCTGCATACATTCGGAGATCATGGTAGAGCCGAATGTGGTTGATCTATTGCCACACCTGATCTGGCATATGGATGAGCCGGTCTCAGACCCTGCCATCATTACCGCCTATCTGGTGAATCGTGAAGCACGGCAAGATGTAACCGTGCTGCTCTCAGGGGTCGGCGGCGATGAGCTGTTTGGCGGTTATCGAAAATACCAGGCCCACGAGCTGGCCAAACGGTATCAGAAGATCCCAGCCCCCCTTCGCAAACATCTGATCGAGCCAGCCATCAATGCCCTGCCCCCCTTGAGTGGTTCGGCTCTCAAGAGTCATATTCGCCTGGCCAAGAAGATGGTTCGCAGTGGCTCGATGGAGCCTCGTGAACGCTTCATCACGGACAGCGTGTATATGTCCGAACAGTTGGTCCACTCGCTCTACACCGAAGAGACGCAAGCATTATGTGGGCAGAGCGCTCCGCAACTTCGACACATGGAGTACTTTGACAACGTCCAAGATGCAGATTTCCTCAATCAGATGCTGTACGTGGATACCAAAGCTTTCATGAACAGTCTGAACCTGACCTACAACGACAAGATGAGCATGGCTTCATCGGTCGAAGTTCGGGTGCCCTTTCTGGACTGGGAATTTGCCGACTGGGTAGCGCAAGAGGTACCACCGAACCTGAAAATAAAAGGTGGCACCACCAAACACATTCTGCGTGAAGCCATGCGCCCCTGGTTGCCGGCCGAAGTCTTGACACAAAAGAAAGCAGGCTTCTTCGCCCCTATCGATCACTGGCTCGCCAACGATCTGAGTGACATGGTGAATGACTTGCTGTCAGTTGCACAAGTGGAACACCGTGGTCTGTTCCGCGCCGAACAGGTCAGCCGCATGGTGCAGGAACAACAAACAGGAAAGCATGACTGGTCCATGCAGATCTGGCAGCTACTGACGCTGGAGCTTTGGATGCAGGCTTTTTTAGATTAA